In Pseudomonadota bacterium, the following proteins share a genomic window:
- a CDS encoding phytoene/squalene synthase family protein: MSTELKPGAALGPDHAYQTHILQGVSRTFALTIPALPPELCRVVGNAYLLCRVADVVEDDNQLRPTQQRYFSDQFVSVVEGTEAAERFALELYPLLSAATPEPERDLIRNTVRVIRVTHGFNARQRQALARCVRIMAQGMADYQQRESLDGLPDLPALDDYCYYVAGVVGEMLTELFCDYSPEINTQREDLMRLAVSFGQGLQMTNILKDIWEDSKRGACWLPRDLFLARGVTLRDNIPGACDAGFGDGLAQLIGIAKAHLDNALTYTLIIPGHEPGIRKFCLWALGMAILSLRKLNKHRDFSAGSQVKISRRSVKLTVGISNLLVTQDRFLRALMNILTRALPVNNIHEKLDKLNYSAGSHTS, from the coding sequence ATGTCGACGGAATTGAAGCCAGGCGCGGCTTTAGGTCCGGATCACGCTTATCAAACGCACATTCTGCAAGGCGTATCCAGGACCTTCGCCTTAACGATCCCGGCCCTTCCGCCGGAGCTTTGCAGGGTCGTCGGCAACGCCTATCTGCTGTGCCGCGTCGCCGATGTGGTCGAAGACGATAACCAGCTGCGGCCCACGCAACAACGGTACTTCTCGGACCAGTTCGTGAGCGTCGTCGAAGGCACCGAGGCGGCGGAGCGTTTTGCATTGGAGCTTTACCCGTTGTTATCGGCCGCCACGCCGGAACCCGAGCGCGATCTGATCCGAAACACGGTTCGCGTCATCCGCGTTACCCACGGTTTTAACGCCCGCCAACGCCAGGCGCTTGCTCGCTGTGTGCGCATCATGGCCCAAGGAATGGCCGACTATCAACAACGCGAATCGCTCGATGGCCTTCCTGATCTTCCGGCTTTAGATGACTACTGCTACTACGTGGCGGGCGTGGTCGGCGAGATGCTGACCGAGTTGTTTTGCGATTACTCGCCGGAGATCAACACGCAGCGCGAGGATCTCATGCGGCTTGCAGTATCATTCGGTCAAGGGCTCCAGATGACCAATATTCTTAAGGACATTTGGGAGGACAGCAAACGCGGCGCGTGCTGGCTTCCGCGTGATCTCTTCTTGGCGCGCGGCGTTACACTGCGCGATAATATCCCAGGCGCATGCGACGCCGGATTCGGCGATGGGCTCGCGCAACTCATCGGCATCGCCAAGGCGCACCTCGATAATGCCCTGACTTACACCCTTATTATTCCGGGCCATGAACCAGGGATCCGGAAGTTTTGTCTCTGGGCGTTGGGCATGGCGATCTTAAGCTTGCGAAAGCTAAACAAGCACCGCGACTTTAGCGCGGGATCGCAAGTTAAGATTTCCCGCCGCAGCGTTAAACTGACGGTAGGGATATCGAATCTGCTGGTGACTCAAGACAGGTTTCTAAGAGCGCTCATGAATATTCTCACAAGGGCTTTACCAGTCAATAACATTCATGAGAAACTTGATAAATTAAATTACAGCGCGGGTTCTCATACCTCGTAG
- a CDS encoding pyridoxal phosphate-dependent aminotransferase: protein MRLSYRALSIKPSATLTVAARATALKQAGKDIISLAAGEPDFDTPDHIKAAAIKAVREGFTKYTAVEGTPALRKAISDKFKRENALDYPPSQILVSCGCKHSIYNLMMAVLNPGDEVILPAPYWTSYPDMAKIAGAETVIIKTGLDERFKINPQKLRAAISSKTRLLILNSPSNPTGECYSRGELRALAEVLLNHPEIIIASDDIYEHILWQAEPFANILNACPELSDRTVVLNGVAKAYAMTGWRIGYAAGPKAVIQAMTVLQSQSTSNPTSIAQIAAQAALEGEQAIVRERCAIFKERHDLVLERINKIHGIECVAAQGTFYIFPNVQGAIGRMAGVNNDVALAEQLLEHTGVAVVPGVAFGAPGYLRLSFATSTENLVQALDRIEEFLGAK, encoded by the coding sequence GTGAGACTTTCCTATCGCGCCCTCTCGATCAAACCCTCCGCGACCCTTACCGTCGCTGCCCGGGCTACCGCCCTGAAGCAGGCCGGAAAAGACATCATCAGCCTGGCTGCGGGCGAGCCCGACTTCGATACGCCGGACCACATCAAGGCCGCGGCTATCAAGGCGGTGCGGGAGGGGTTTACGAAATACACCGCCGTTGAAGGCACACCGGCCTTAAGGAAGGCTATCAGCGATAAATTTAAACGCGAGAACGCGCTCGACTATCCGCCCAGCCAGATTCTCGTGTCATGTGGATGTAAGCACAGCATTTACAATCTCATGATGGCCGTGCTCAATCCGGGAGATGAAGTGATCCTGCCGGCCCCCTATTGGACCTCCTATCCGGATATGGCGAAGATTGCGGGCGCCGAGACGGTGATCATCAAAACCGGCCTCGACGAGCGCTTTAAGATCAATCCCCAAAAGCTGCGGGCCGCGATCTCATCGAAAACGAGGCTTTTGATCCTCAATAGCCCTTCCAACCCGACCGGGGAATGCTATTCACGCGGCGAGTTGCGGGCGCTCGCAGAGGTGTTGTTGAACCATCCGGAGATCATCATCGCCTCGGACGATATTTACGAACATATTCTTTGGCAAGCGGAGCCGTTCGCGAATATTCTAAACGCTTGCCCGGAGCTGAGCGATCGTACGGTGGTCTTAAATGGAGTCGCCAAGGCCTACGCGATGACGGGATGGCGCATCGGTTATGCCGCCGGACCCAAAGCGGTCATCCAAGCCATGACCGTCCTGCAATCGCAAAGCACCTCGAATCCGACCTCCATTGCCCAGATCGCGGCGCAAGCCGCGCTCGAAGGCGAGCAAGCGATCGTGCGCGAACGCTGCGCCATATTCAAGGAACGCCATGATTTGGTACTGGAGCGGATCAACAAAATACACGGTATCGAGTGCGTCGCGGCCCAAGGCACGTTTTATATCTTTCCGAACGTGCAAGGAGCGATTGGGCGGATGGCGGGCGTCAACAACGATGTCGCGCTCGCCGAGCAGTTATTGGAGCACACGGGTGTCGCCGTCGTTCCGGGGGTCGCTTTCGGCGCGCCGGGCTACTTGCGTTTATCCTTTGCCACCAGCACGGAGAATCTAGTGCAAGCCCTCGATCGTATCGAAGAGTTTTTGGGCGCCAAGTGA
- the uvrB gene encoding excinuclease ABC subunit UvrB — translation MGKSFVLKCDFGPAGDQPQAIRGLTAGLHDGLAYQTLLGVTGSGKTFTIANVIEHVQRPALILAPNKTLAAQLYAEMRGFFPDNAVEYFVSYYDYYQPEAYVPASDTYIEKDATINEHIEQMRLSATKALLERHDTIIVATVSAIYGLGDPSAYHGMVLHLVRGGTVDQRQILRRLAELQYTRNDLELRRAAYRVRGDVIDIFPAESEREAVRVELGDDSIESLCFFDPLTGEILRRVPRLTVYPKTHYVTGRQTLLEAVEAIKIDLRDRLQELRAANKLLEAQRLESRTRFDLEMMIEIGYCAGIENYSRYLSGRRPGEPPPTLFDYLPADALLVVDESHVTVPQLGGMYRGDRSRKENLVDYGFRLPSALDNRPLKFEEFVRLAPQAIFVSATPGPYELEHSAQIVEQVVRPTGLVDPEVEIRAQATQVDDLLSEINARIHLHERVLVTTLTKRMAEDLTDYLSEHGVRVRYLHSDIDTVERVEIIRDLRLERFDVLVGINLLREGLDLPEVSLVAILDADKEGFLRSERSLIQTVGRAARNLAGRAIMYANEVTGSMERALEEMARRRSRQVDYNVLHGITPRGVTKAVTELIEVSYAETAPRRRNSVKEPECDYRTLAPERALQKIKKLEEKMFRHARELEFEQAAQLRDEIGRIRAAVFGIPPQRAAI, via the coding sequence ATGGGAAAGAGCTTCGTTCTAAAATGCGACTTCGGCCCGGCCGGGGATCAGCCCCAGGCTATTCGCGGGCTCACCGCCGGTCTCCATGATGGGCTCGCCTACCAAACCTTGCTCGGTGTCACCGGTTCCGGCAAGACCTTTACGATCGCCAACGTGATCGAGCATGTCCAGCGGCCGGCCTTGATCCTAGCGCCCAACAAGACCTTAGCGGCCCAGCTCTATGCCGAGATGCGTGGTTTTTTCCCCGACAACGCGGTCGAATATTTCGTCTCCTATTACGACTACTACCAGCCTGAAGCCTACGTGCCGGCCTCGGATACGTACATCGAAAAAGATGCGACGATTAACGAGCACATCGAGCAGATGCGCCTCTCGGCGACGAAAGCCCTGCTCGAGCGCCATGATACCATCATTGTCGCCACGGTATCGGCGATCTACGGCCTCGGCGATCCGTCCGCCTACCACGGCATGGTGCTGCATCTGGTGCGCGGGGGCACCGTGGACCAACGCCAGATCCTGAGACGCTTGGCCGAGCTTCAGTACACCCGCAATGACCTGGAACTGCGTCGCGCGGCCTACCGGGTGCGCGGCGATGTGATCGATATCTTTCCGGCCGAATCCGAACGCGAGGCGGTGCGGGTCGAGCTCGGCGACGACAGCATCGAGAGCTTATGCTTTTTCGACCCGCTCACGGGCGAGATCCTGCGCCGGGTCCCACGCCTCACGGTGTATCCCAAGACACACTATGTCACCGGACGGCAAACGCTGCTCGAAGCCGTCGAGGCGATCAAGATCGACCTCAGGGATCGATTGCAGGAATTGCGCGCCGCCAACAAGCTGCTGGAGGCGCAACGACTCGAGAGCCGCACGCGCTTCGATCTCGAGATGATGATCGAGATTGGCTATTGCGCCGGGATCGAGAACTACTCGCGTTATCTCTCGGGCCGCCGCCCCGGCGAGCCGCCGCCGACGCTCTTCGATTATCTGCCCGCCGATGCCTTGCTGGTCGTCGATGAAAGCCATGTCACGGTCCCGCAGCTCGGCGGCATGTACCGAGGCGATCGGTCGCGCAAGGAAAACTTGGTGGACTACGGGTTCCGGTTGCCCTCGGCGCTCGATAATCGCCCATTGAAATTCGAGGAGTTCGTGCGGCTCGCGCCGCAAGCTATCTTCGTCTCCGCAACGCCCGGCCCGTATGAGCTGGAGCATTCAGCCCAAATCGTCGAGCAGGTGGTGCGGCCCACGGGCCTGGTCGATCCGGAGGTGGAGATCCGGGCGCAAGCGACCCAGGTCGATGATCTACTCTCCGAAATCAACGCGCGTATTCATCTCCACGAGCGGGTGCTGGTGACGACGCTCACCAAGCGCATGGCGGAGGATCTCACCGATTATCTCTCCGAGCACGGGGTGCGCGTGCGTTATCTCCACTCCGACATCGATACCGTCGAGCGGGTCGAAATCATTCGCGATCTGCGCCTGGAGCGCTTCGATGTCTTGGTGGGTATCAACCTCTTGCGCGAAGGCTTGGATCTCCCGGAGGTTTCCCTCGTCGCGATCCTGGATGCGGACAAGGAAGGATTTTTACGCTCGGAGCGATCGCTGATTCAAACCGTCGGCCGCGCGGCCCGCAACCTCGCGGGCAGGGCCATCATGTACGCCAACGAGGTAACCGGCTCGATGGAACGCGCGCTGGAGGAGATGGCCCGCCGCCGCAGCAGGCAGGTGGATTACAATGTTCTCCACGGCATCACGCCGCGCGGGGTGACCAAGGCGGTGACTGAGCTCATCGAAGTCAGTTACGCGGAAACCGCGCCGAGGCGCCGCAATAGCGTAAAGGAACC
- the shc gene encoding squalene--hopene cyclase translates to MKRYLVTEAEARTDAGYEFGRAPLEHAVKRARTGLERLQKEDGHWVFELEADCTIPAEYVLMMHFMDEIDSGLEQRMAVFLLSHQAEHGGWPLYAGGDFDISCSVKAYYALKLIGDSPEAAHMLRAREAILAHGGAAASNVFTRITLALFGQVPWRAVPFIPAEIMLLPRWFPFHVSKVSYWSRTVMVPLFILCSLKPKAKNPRAVGIRDLFVTPPEEEQDYFRIKTRLGRVFLLLDRLGRAIEPVIPRAVRRHAIRRAERWITERLNGTDGLGGIFPAMVNAYESLVLLGYPKDHPYCTEAKEALKKLLVTGEDSIYCQPCVSPVWDTAIAAHAVFEANGKRTSASCRRALNWLQERQLSDEPGDWRETRPDLKGGGWAFQYANPHYPDLDDTSMIGWAMCLIDPQRYKWSTHAAAEWIHGMRSKNGGYGSFDADNTCYYLNHIPFADHGALLDPPTSDVTARCIALLVLAGEPRYRTAIAAAIEYLRNEQEADGSWFGRWGSNYIYGTWSVLSALRIAGEDFSQPYLRRAVEWLKSMQQSDGGWGESNGSYFPARRGEYYPSTGFQTAWALLGLMAAGEVSSESVRRGIDYLITRQGADGLWHDEGFTAPGFPRVFYLKYHGYTKYFPLWAMAQYRNLTPATRD, encoded by the coding sequence ATGAAACGATACCTAGTCACCGAGGCCGAAGCTCGCACCGACGCGGGGTACGAGTTCGGACGCGCCCCGTTAGAGCACGCCGTCAAGAGGGCCCGCACGGGACTCGAGCGCCTCCAGAAGGAAGACGGCCATTGGGTGTTCGAGCTTGAAGCCGACTGCACCATCCCGGCCGAGTATGTCCTCATGATGCATTTCATGGATGAAATCGATAGCGGGTTGGAGCAACGAATGGCTGTGTTTTTGCTCAGTCATCAGGCCGAGCATGGCGGCTGGCCGCTGTACGCGGGCGGCGACTTCGACATCAGTTGCTCGGTGAAGGCCTATTACGCGCTAAAGCTCATTGGCGACTCCCCGGAGGCCGCGCACATGCTGCGGGCCCGTGAGGCCATACTAGCCCACGGGGGCGCCGCCGCGAGCAATGTGTTCACACGCATCACGCTGGCTTTATTCGGCCAAGTGCCCTGGCGGGCCGTGCCGTTCATACCGGCCGAGATCATGTTGCTGCCGCGCTGGTTCCCGTTTCATGTCTCGAAGGTTTCCTATTGGTCTCGCACCGTCATGGTGCCCTTATTCATTCTCTGCAGCCTCAAGCCCAAGGCGAAGAACCCGCGCGCTGTCGGCATCCGCGATCTCTTTGTCACGCCCCCGGAAGAGGAGCAAGATTACTTCCGTATAAAAACGCGATTGGGGCGGGTGTTTCTGCTGCTCGACCGGCTGGGCCGGGCGATCGAGCCCGTGATCCCGAGGGCGGTACGCCGCCATGCAATTCGACGCGCCGAGCGCTGGATCACGGAGCGGCTTAACGGAACCGATGGGCTCGGGGGCATCTTCCCCGCGATGGTGAATGCCTACGAGTCCCTGGTTCTCCTCGGTTATCCCAAAGATCACCCCTACTGCACCGAAGCCAAAGAGGCTTTGAAGAAACTTCTGGTCACCGGCGAGGACTCGATTTATTGCCAGCCTTGCGTCTCGCCCGTGTGGGATACGGCCATCGCGGCCCATGCCGTCTTCGAGGCGAACGGCAAGCGTACGAGCGCTTCTTGCCGCCGCGCCTTGAACTGGCTGCAAGAACGGCAACTCAGCGACGAGCCCGGGGATTGGCGCGAGACTCGCCCGGATCTCAAAGGCGGCGGCTGGGCCTTCCAGTACGCCAATCCCCATTATCCGGATCTGGATGATACCTCGATGATCGGCTGGGCCATGTGCTTGATCGATCCGCAACGTTACAAGTGGTCGACCCATGCCGCGGCCGAATGGATTCACGGGATGCGATCAAAAAACGGCGGCTATGGCTCCTTCGACGCCGACAACACCTGTTACTATTTGAACCACATTCCCTTCGCGGATCACGGCGCCTTGCTCGACCCGCCAACCAGCGACGTCACGGCCCGCTGCATCGCGCTGCTCGTGCTCGCCGGCGAACCGCGCTATAGGACCGCCATTGCCGCTGCGATCGAATACTTAAGGAATGAGCAGGAAGCAGATGGCTCTTGGTTCGGCCGCTGGGGAAGCAACTATATCTATGGCACCTGGTCGGTGCTCAGCGCCTTGCGGATCGCCGGTGAAGATTTCTCGCAACCCTATCTTCGGCGGGCGGTCGAATGGCTCAAGTCGATGCAGCAATCCGACGGCGGCTGGGGAGAAAGCAACGGCAGCTACTTTCCGGCCCGACGCGGCGAATACTATCCGAGCACGGGCTTTCAGACGGCCTGGGCCCTCCTGGGCTTGATGGCGGCCGGCGAGGTAAGCTCCGAGTCAGTGCGCCGGGGGATTGATTACCTAATCACGCGCCAAGGCGCGGATGGTCTCTGGCACGATGAAGGCTTCACGGCGCCCGGTTTTCCGCGCGTGTTCTATTTGAAATACCATGGCTACACCAAGTACTTCCCGCTGTGGGCGATGGCCCAATACCGCAATTTAACGCCAGCCACTCGCGACTGA